In one window of Methanolobus mangrovi DNA:
- a CDS encoding rubrerythrin family protein — protein sequence MSSKDNLKAAFTGESMANRTYLAFAKKADEEGYSQIAKLFRAAAAAETVHALNHLQRMGGIGTTMDNLKEAIHGETYEFEEMYPKFIEEAKAEGDNRALWSFEVANKVEKIHASLYEKALAEIGNNEEVDYYVCSVCGHTHEGKPEDKCPICGAPASKFDKID from the coding sequence ATGAGTTCTAAAGATAATCTTAAAGCAGCATTTACTGGGGAATCAATGGCGAACAGGACATACCTGGCATTTGCAAAGAAGGCAGATGAAGAAGGCTACTCACAGATAGCTAAACTTTTCAGGGCTGCTGCTGCTGCTGAAACAGTTCATGCTCTAAATCATCTTCAGCGCATGGGCGGCATCGGGACCACAATGGATAACCTGAAAGAAGCAATCCACGGAGAAACGTATGAATTTGAGGAGATGTATCCTAAATTTATCGAAGAGGCAAAGGCAGAAGGCGACAACAGGGCTCTCTGGAGTTTTGAAGTTGCAAATAAAGTAGAAAAGATCCACGCCAGCCTCTATGAAAAGGCACTGGCTGAAATTGGTAACAATGAAGAGGTCGATTACTACGTATGCAGTGTCTGTGGCCATACTCACGAGGGTAAGCCTGAAGACAAGTGTCCTATCTGCGGAGCACCTGCTTCTAAGTTTGATAAGATCGATTAA
- a CDS encoding cache domain-containing protein gives MNRFKKLICVLFVTIMLLAVAGCVQSEDTTVGEKHAANPVGQEVQTVEEGSVGLAFQKGATMSLVNEAVELMNEKGELAFDEFREKDSKWFHNDIYLSIWTTEGIRVAYAPNVSSEGENVSDLKDYNGNPLGQLFIDTALSEDGEGWVDYRWPKPGETSPTLKYTFVKRASIGDQTYLVTSGFYVDDYVYTNNLQDIEYFTRFGTVSLGNLLHPGIVDGDLGVDYSIAHVIIKPGGSIESHMMKNPEVHYVLAGEGVLYIEDVPFELGEGQLILIPASSKQHTENTGNTDLEFFAIDQPAWAQENEELVE, from the coding sequence ATGAATCGTTTTAAGAAACTAATATGTGTTCTTTTTGTCACAATTATGTTGCTGGCAGTTGCTGGTTGTGTACAGTCCGAAGATACAACCGTGGGTGAGAAACATGCTGCTAACCCTGTTGGACAGGAAGTTCAAACAGTAGAAGAAGGTTCTGTCGGACTGGCTTTTCAGAAAGGGGCTACAATGTCCCTGGTAAATGAAGCTGTCGAACTCATGAATGAAAAAGGAGAACTTGCATTTGATGAATTCAGAGAAAAAGACAGCAAGTGGTTCCATAATGATATCTATCTCAGTATATGGACAACTGAAGGAATACGTGTGGCTTACGCTCCGAATGTAAGCAGTGAGGGCGAAAATGTATCCGACCTTAAAGACTACAACGGTAATCCTCTTGGTCAACTTTTCATAGATACTGCCCTGAGTGAAGATGGCGAAGGATGGGTCGATTACCGATGGCCAAAACCTGGTGAGACCTCTCCTACCCTGAAATACACATTTGTCAAAAGAGCTTCTATCGGTGATCAGACATATCTTGTGACTTCCGGTTTCTATGTGGATGATTACGTGTACACCAATAATCTTCAGGATATTGAATATTTCACTCGCTTTGGAACCGTATCACTTGGAAATCTTCTCCATCCGGGAATAGTTGACGGGGATCTGGGTGTAGATTACAGCATTGCTCATGTGATCATCAAACCGGGTGGTTCCATTGAATCTCACATGATGAAAAATCCTGAAGTTCATTATGTTCTTGCAGGCGAAGGCGTACTTTACATAGAGGATGTGCCATTTGAACTGGGTGAAGGACAACTCATTCTCATACCTGCAAGCTCAAAGCAGCATACTGAAAATACAGGAAATACTGATCTTGAATTCTTTGCAATAGATCAGCCGGCATGGGCACAGGAGAATGAAGAATTGGTGGAGTGA
- a CDS encoding YbaY family lipoprotein — MLIIASAISMGCTGTYDENNINETGRVDDSANNDSDENQVSEENTIQGMIIFDEPVESFSNATVYLEVDDVSLQDVASTVISEESIVGVSMNASDIQPVTYLIHYPELEEKRTYSLSVHVDVDGDGRLSNGDYYSTWHNPVPTEPGVYELDVHVEMI; from the coding sequence TTGTTAATAATAGCTTCTGCGATCTCAATGGGATGCACTGGAACTTATGATGAAAACAATATAAACGAAACCGGCAGAGTAGATGATAGTGCAAATAACGACTCTGATGAAAATCAGGTTTCTGAAGAAAATACCATTCAGGGAATGATAATCTTTGATGAACCTGTGGAATCGTTCTCCAATGCCACTGTATATCTGGAAGTAGATGATGTCAGTCTTCAGGATGTTGCATCCACTGTAATATCAGAAGAATCCATTGTTGGAGTTTCCATGAATGCCAGTGACATTCAGCCAGTGACATACCTTATCCACTACCCTGAACTTGAAGAGAAAAGAACATATTCACTTTCAGTACATGTAGATGTAGACGGCGACGGTAGGCTTTCAAATGGAGATTATTATAGTACATGGCACAACCCGGTTCCCACCGAACCCGGCGTATATGAGCTTGATGTTCATGTGGAAATGATCTGA
- a CDS encoding PLDc N-terminal domain-containing protein, which yields MNEKALKWIMGWITLWIIISIIIPVAFHLSLGFLGIMALAIIFWLSMLIDCLQRSEDNFPLPGQYEKLIWSLILIFLNAIGAILYFSLVLLNTNGKKTETPEKMA from the coding sequence TTGAATGAAAAAGCATTAAAATGGATAATGGGTTGGATAACTTTGTGGATTATCATTTCAATAATAATTCCCGTTGCATTTCACCTTTCTCTTGGATTTTTAGGAATCATGGCCCTTGCAATCATCTTCTGGTTATCTATGCTAATTGACTGTCTACAAAGAAGTGAAGATAATTTTCCCCTGCCTGGACAGTATGAGAAACTTATCTGGTCACTTATTTTGATATTCCTCAATGCCATAGGTGCAATTCTGTATTTTAGTCTGGTTCTGCTAAATACTAATGGAAAAAAAACAGAAACACCTGAAAAAATGGCCTGA
- a CDS encoding c-type cytochrome — MDKFERYFFAFLGLVVIILLVIVLNMLNNPTSGYTTYGPDYYNMPGGMMGSGYSQGGMMGSGYVYPYGVEDFKNEFDSNGETIYYTGYNESGQKIPISYGPNWLYVHGGSCVNCHGVSGKGGVPIMMAYAIPADITYDSLTSEEHEMEEGEEHESYTDETIKIAIRDGLEPSGDELDLAMPRWHMSDEDLDDIVEYLKVL; from the coding sequence ATGGATAAATTTGAAAGATACTTCTTTGCGTTTCTGGGATTGGTTGTAATTATCCTTCTGGTGATTGTTCTCAATATGTTGAATAATCCGACATCAGGGTATACTACCTATGGTCCTGACTACTACAATATGCCTGGCGGTATGATGGGTTCAGGTTATAGCCAGGGTGGAATGATGGGTTCAGGTTACGTTTATCCTTATGGTGTAGAGGATTTTAAGAATGAGTTCGACTCCAACGGCGAGACTATCTATTATACCGGATACAATGAAAGCGGACAGAAAATACCCATTTCATATGGTCCGAACTGGCTTTACGTCCACGGCGGAAGTTGTGTTAATTGCCACGGCGTAAGTGGAAAAGGCGGCGTTCCTATCATGATGGCTTATGCTATACCTGCGGATATCACCTATGATTCACTGACTTCCGAAGAACACGAAATGGAAGAGGGCGAGGAACACGAATCATATACAGATGAAACCATAAAGATTGCTATCAGAGATGGGCTTGAACCTTCAGGAGACGAGCTGGATCTTGCCATGCCCCGATGGCATATGTCTGATGAGGATCTGGATGATATTGTCGAATATCTGAAGGTGCTGTGA
- a CDS encoding mechanosensitive ion channel family protein, with the protein MAASPIMDSVYTMLDKMIAFLPTLVAVIILLIVGMIAGKALGKIGSKILDKIGLDDLIDKTSIGKMIERTQITTVEFFDATIRWFVYFIFAVIIIDLLNVQIVADFITNIILYIPIILSAVVVLIIGLLVVDFLANLVKNVLIASGLDERISKTSLGNAMSASGMTSSGLIAGIVQVFGYLIFIMAALNILKLNMIAGVVEAILAYLPNLFAGVLILLIGLLTIDLFADYIGSLLENMDVQGTNVWIPALRGFLAFIVILLALDALLIDTSIFYILIGPLAWGIAVVVAFKWGIKDAIVEYAKARK; encoded by the coding sequence ATGGCCGCATCACCAATAATGGATAGTGTATACACTATGCTAGACAAGATGATAGCTTTTCTTCCGACGTTAGTAGCTGTGATAATACTGCTGATAGTCGGAATGATCGCAGGAAAGGCATTAGGAAAGATCGGATCAAAGATACTTGATAAGATAGGTCTTGATGACCTTATAGACAAGACATCAATAGGGAAAATGATAGAGAGAACACAGATCACAACCGTGGAATTCTTTGATGCTACGATCAGGTGGTTTGTCTACTTTATCTTCGCCGTGATAATCATAGACCTTCTCAATGTGCAGATAGTTGCAGATTTTATCACCAATATAATACTCTACATACCAATAATACTCTCCGCAGTAGTAGTACTTATAATCGGACTTTTGGTAGTTGATTTCCTTGCAAACCTGGTAAAGAACGTACTGATAGCTTCAGGACTTGACGAACGTATATCAAAAACAAGTTTAGGAAATGCCATGAGTGCAAGCGGTATGACATCTTCGGGACTCATTGCTGGCATTGTACAGGTATTCGGTTACCTGATATTTATCATGGCAGCACTGAACATCCTCAAGCTCAATATGATTGCAGGAGTGGTAGAAGCAATCCTTGCATACCTGCCAAATCTCTTTGCAGGAGTACTCATACTTCTGATAGGATTATTGACCATTGATCTGTTTGCAGATTATATCGGCAGCCTTCTTGAGAACATGGATGTCCAGGGCACCAATGTATGGATACCTGCACTCAGGGGATTCCTCGCATTCATTGTAATCCTTCTCGCACTGGATGCGCTGCTCATCGACACAAGCATCTTCTACATACTCATCGGTCCGCTTGCATGGGGAATAGCTGTTGTAGTAGCTTTCAAATGGGGCATCAAGGATGCAATTGTAGAATATGCAAAAGCAAGGAAGTGA
- a CDS encoding pyridoxal phosphate-dependent aminotransferase: protein MLSEKVANIPPFYVMEVLERAQQLEEQGRSIIHLEIGEPDFPTATHICDAAKAAMCAGNTKYTHSQGLAELRQAIAKNYKDKFNVDISPEQIIISSGTSPAMLLLFLALINPEDEVIMSNPHYACYPNFVTTVGGVPNFIYTNEENGFMLQAKEVAAHINPRTKAILINSPSNPTGQVLPDATLRELAEAAGEVPIISDEIYQGLVYEGEDHTILEYTENAFVLNGFSKLYAMTGWRLGYLIAPKEHVRTLQKIQQNLFISTNAFVQYAGIAALEGPQEQIMEMVETYNKRRVYLIGRLRDIGFEIKTEPKGAYYVLADARKFGEDSLELSRKILEDIGVAIAPGIDFGQGAEGHLRFSYANSLENIKEGMDRLEVYLK from the coding sequence ATGTTATCTGAAAAAGTTGCAAACATTCCCCCATTCTACGTGATGGAAGTACTTGAAAGAGCACAACAGCTTGAAGAACAGGGCAGGAGCATCATCCACCTGGAAATTGGAGAGCCGGATTTTCCAACTGCCACCCACATTTGTGATGCCGCAAAAGCAGCCATGTGTGCCGGCAATACAAAATACACACACAGTCAGGGACTTGCAGAACTCAGACAGGCTATCGCTAAGAACTATAAGGACAAATTCAATGTTGATATCAGTCCTGAGCAGATAATAATATCATCTGGCACAAGCCCGGCTATGCTCTTGCTTTTCCTTGCGCTTATCAACCCGGAAGATGAAGTGATCATGTCCAATCCCCATTACGCCTGTTACCCTAATTTTGTGACAACTGTGGGAGGTGTTCCAAATTTCATTTACACCAATGAGGAAAACGGATTTATGTTACAAGCAAAGGAAGTTGCAGCTCACATAAACCCGAGAACAAAAGCTATACTCATCAATTCACCATCCAATCCAACTGGCCAGGTTCTGCCTGATGCAACGTTGAGAGAACTTGCAGAAGCTGCCGGAGAAGTGCCAATAATATCAGACGAGATATACCAGGGACTTGTCTACGAAGGTGAAGACCATACTATATTAGAGTATACCGAGAATGCATTCGTCCTTAACGGCTTCTCAAAACTCTACGCTATGACAGGATGGAGACTAGGCTACCTTATAGCACCCAAAGAACATGTCAGAACGCTGCAAAAGATCCAGCAAAACCTGTTCATCTCAACCAATGCTTTTGTCCAGTATGCAGGAATTGCTGCCCTTGAAGGACCACAGGAACAGATTATGGAGATGGTTGAAACATATAACAAAAGACGTGTTTACCTGATTGGAAGACTCAGAGATATTGGTTTTGAAATAAAGACTGAACCAAAAGGAGCATACTATGTCCTTGCCGATGCTCGCAAATTCGGAGAAGATTCCCTGGAACTGAGTAGAAAGATACTGGAAGATATTGGAGTTGCTATTGCACCGGGAATTGATTTTGGACAGGGTGCCGAAGGGCATTTACGATTTTCATATGCAAACAGCCTTGAGAATATAAAAGAAGGCATGGACAGGCTTGAAGTCTATCTAAAATAA
- a CDS encoding metal-dependent transcriptional regulator: protein MTTERTEDYLKVIEKIIERKGYAQVKDVSRELELSSPSVTGMFKKLTKMGYINYEKYGGVTLTPEGERIAKCTMEKHSVIRDFLQILGLDEEIADHDACKIEHVLAPETFDILTKFVEFINMREEEPYWLEHFAHYHETGEYINCKPSAKDTCPIHGKRKE, encoded by the coding sequence ATGACAACTGAGAGAACTGAAGATTATCTGAAAGTGATTGAAAAGATCATTGAAAGGAAAGGCTATGCCCAGGTAAAGGACGTATCCAGGGAGCTTGAACTCAGTTCACCCAGTGTCACAGGGATGTTCAAGAAGCTCACGAAAATGGGATACATCAACTATGAGAAATATGGCGGTGTTACCCTTACCCCTGAAGGCGAAAGAATCGCAAAGTGTACCATGGAAAAGCACAGCGTCATCAGGGATTTTTTGCAAATCCTTGGTTTGGATGAGGAAATTGCAGACCATGATGCCTGTAAGATCGAGCATGTACTTGCCCCTGAAACTTTTGATATACTCACTAAATTCGTAGAGTTCATCAATATGAGGGAAGAGGAGCCATACTGGCTTGAACATTTTGCTCACTACCACGAAACCGGTGAATACATTAATTGTAAGCCCTCTGCCAAGGATACCTGCCCTATACACGGAAAACGAAAAGAATAG
- a CDS encoding FeoA family protein — MQNIQETTLDTLKPGEKARITKVRVKGAARRKLFDMGMVAGADIELIRNAPLGDPMEYRIKGYHLSIRKEEARDIYINKH; from the coding sequence TTGCAGAATATCCAGGAAACAACACTCGACACACTTAAACCCGGAGAGAAAGCCAGGATTACGAAAGTAAGGGTTAAAGGGGCTGCAAGACGGAAACTCTTTGACATGGGAATGGTTGCAGGTGCTGATATTGAACTTATCAGAAATGCACCACTTGGAGACCCCATGGAATACAGGATAAAAGGTTATCACCTTTCTATCCGAAAAGAAGAAGCAAGAGACATATATATTAATAAACATTAG
- the feoB gene encoding ferrous iron transport protein B — protein sequence MEGRDIKIALTGNPNVGKTTLFNALTGSRQHVGNWPGVTVEKKSGRVSYKEYNIEVIDLPGTYSLTAYSMDEIVARDFIIEEKPDIVIQVVDASNLERNLYLTTQLMELGSKILIVLNMCDIAEDRGDRIYIDKMQELLATPVIRTVATQKKGLCDLLDKVIEQKELAQHHGHEIGYGNEIEQKILEIEKVLIEDENRDKRYPLRWVSIRLLEGDNNVRGKIANSPVYAKTMEIIDSIDQEEYEAEIADKRYLAINTVFPQMCTRANDTLTKSDMIDRVLTNKYLGIPIFLALMWGAFELTFAFATPFMDMIDFAASWFGEYVSSTLQPEWLASLVGDGIIGGVGAVLVFVPNIFILFFLLSLLEGSGYLARAAFIMDKLMYKIGMHGKSFIPMLMGFGCNVPAIMAARSIEDEKDRLITILIVPFVSCGARLPIYVLFAGTFFGRQAGTVIFGMYILGIVIAVISAKILRETIVKGKPAPFIMELPPYRVPTLKTSLIHMWDNGFMYIKKAGTIILVGVVVIWILASFPWGVEYGSEGSYVGSLGHAIEPLLKPLGFDWKISVALIFGLVAKEIVVASIGVLYGTGDNSEALSERLLADPGITALSSLSLMAFSLLYMPCVATVGVIKKETGSWKWTIFAIIYGIAVAWITAFIIYQGGKLLGY from the coding sequence ATGGAAGGCAGGGACATAAAGATAGCACTTACAGGAAACCCCAATGTCGGTAAGACCACACTTTTTAATGCACTTACAGGCTCCAGGCAACACGTAGGTAACTGGCCTGGCGTTACCGTTGAGAAAAAAAGCGGCAGGGTATCATACAAAGAGTATAATATCGAAGTTATAGACCTGCCCGGCACATACAGCCTCACAGCATACTCGATGGATGAAATAGTTGCACGAGATTTTATAATAGAGGAAAAACCGGATATTGTCATTCAGGTCGTAGATGCATCTAACCTGGAAAGGAACCTTTACCTCACCACACAACTCATGGAACTTGGTTCGAAGATACTCATTGTTCTTAATATGTGTGACATTGCAGAGGACAGAGGAGACCGAATTTATATCGATAAAATGCAGGAGCTGCTCGCAACACCCGTAATAAGAACAGTTGCAACACAGAAAAAAGGTCTTTGTGATCTCCTGGACAAGGTCATCGAACAAAAAGAACTTGCCCAGCATCATGGACATGAAATCGGATATGGCAACGAAATCGAGCAAAAGATCCTTGAGATCGAGAAAGTGCTTATAGAAGACGAAAACCGTGACAAGAGATACCCTCTGCGATGGGTAAGTATACGCCTGCTTGAAGGTGATAATAATGTCAGGGGAAAAATAGCAAACAGTCCTGTATATGCCAAGACCATGGAAATTATCGATTCAATTGACCAGGAAGAGTATGAGGCTGAAATCGCTGACAAGCGATACCTTGCTATTAATACCGTATTTCCCCAGATGTGTACCCGGGCCAATGACACATTGACCAAATCCGACATGATCGATAGAGTACTTACCAATAAATACCTGGGAATCCCCATATTCCTTGCATTGATGTGGGGAGCTTTCGAACTTACATTCGCCTTCGCAACTCCTTTTATGGATATGATAGACTTTGCAGCCTCATGGTTTGGAGAGTACGTTTCATCAACCCTTCAGCCAGAATGGCTGGCATCCCTTGTAGGAGACGGAATAATCGGCGGTGTAGGAGCAGTACTCGTATTCGTACCGAATATATTCATTTTGTTCTTCCTGCTATCGTTACTGGAAGGAAGCGGTTACCTTGCAAGAGCTGCATTCATCATGGACAAGCTCATGTACAAAATCGGCATGCATGGCAAGTCATTCATACCCATGTTAATGGGATTCGGATGCAATGTACCTGCCATCATGGCTGCAAGAAGCATTGAGGACGAAAAGGACAGGCTCATTACAATACTTATAGTACCATTTGTTTCATGCGGAGCCAGACTACCTATATATGTACTATTTGCAGGTACTTTCTTTGGAAGACAGGCAGGAACGGTCATTTTTGGAATGTACATACTAGGAATAGTCATTGCCGTAATATCAGCCAAAATATTAAGGGAAACAATCGTTAAAGGAAAGCCGGCACCATTCATAATGGAGCTGCCACCATACCGCGTTCCAACCCTTAAGACCAGCCTCATACACATGTGGGACAACGGCTTCATGTATATAAAGAAAGCCGGCACTATTATATTAGTAGGTGTTGTTGTCATCTGGATACTGGCATCCTTCCCATGGGGTGTTGAATACGGAAGCGAGGGAAGTTATGTTGGTAGCCTGGGACATGCCATAGAACCCTTGCTGAAGCCTCTTGGTTTTGACTGGAAGATCTCAGTTGCACTTATATTTGGACTGGTTGCTAAAGAAATAGTTGTTGCATCTATCGGAGTGCTCTATGGCACAGGAGATAATTCAGAAGCCTTGAGTGAGAGATTGTTGGCAGACCCGGGAATCACAGCACTTAGTTCACTTTCGCTTATGGCTTTCAGTTTGTTATACATGCCCTGTGTGGCAACAGTCGGAGTTATCAAAAAGGAAACAGGTTCATGGAAATGGACAATATTTGCAATCATCTATGGAATTGCTGTTGCCTGGATAACAGCATTCATAATATATCAGGGAGGAAAACTGCTTGGATATTAA
- a CDS encoding sigma-70 RNA polymerase sigma factor region 4 domain-containing protein, with product MIRETLKLLFIDNCTMQEAAENLGINQSSMKDRLIMLQHMGYIRELCNNAGPKTSACCSCSAAAPTCTTGAGGFEGKAYQLTEKGERICCK from the coding sequence ATGATTAGAGAAACATTGAAACTCCTGTTCATTGATAACTGCACAATGCAGGAAGCAGCAGAAAATCTTGGAATTAACCAGAGTAGCATGAAAGACAGACTAATTATGCTGCAACATATGGGATATATCAGGGAACTCTGCAATAATGCCGGGCCAAAGACATCAGCATGTTGTTCATGTAGTGCTGCGGCACCCACCTGCACTACCGGAGCAGGAGGCTTTGAAGGAAAGGCATACCAGCTGACAGAAAAGGGCGAAAGGATATGCTGTAAGTGA
- a CDS encoding methylamine methyltransferase corrinoid protein reductive activase, with amino-acid sequence MKLGVAIDIGTSGIRAQKIDLESGDIQKTVITLRNPLPGANVMDHLDFAITYGLDLAQGLHVNAVKHVIETLGIKPEELERMAICGNPIQLSIFQGIPIDDLAYAGERKKEKLNIKESDRSARVIECSEIKGLEVYPNAKLVVPPAIRHEVGADALALIIKSGFLDTKDTAIATDYGTNAEMALIHEGTIYTGSAAAGPALEGQQIKYGNLASPFVISDVEFENGNIRNYVLDEEMNTVKAQLINPNNGDIIEEDSIKAKGITGTGVIAIIEAGMKNGIIQLPKINTPDHILYLQNKIKFFEKDVEAAGLAMGAIRAGHLALCNAAGIEVADVKKAYMSGAAGTYMDAVKAHKVGMVPFNVEEVIQIGNTSLIVAREILLSEDRLWELQEIASRIVSNHVMFATDPAFKEAYIQEISYWTEGMPFKMLKKFLKKKGLPQIDLPEGTTKVTKVVEKDIPVLGDEGLEVLERVGTYLTMKVTCPECPKCIKVCPNDAITIDEEGVVMISSDLCDGANCKRCINACPKDTFKWENLTVLEQSA; translated from the coding sequence ATGAAACTTGGAGTTGCAATAGATATAGGTACCAGTGGTATCAGAGCACAGAAAATAGACCTGGAAAGTGGCGATATCCAGAAGACCGTCATTACTCTTCGCAATCCCCTTCCGGGAGCTAATGTAATGGATCACCTGGATTTTGCCATCACTTACGGGTTGGACCTTGCTCAAGGCCTGCACGTCAATGCAGTTAAACATGTCATCGAAACGCTTGGCATTAAACCAGAAGAACTGGAGAGAATGGCCATTTGTGGAAACCCTATACAGCTATCCATCTTCCAGGGAATCCCAATAGATGACCTTGCATATGCAGGAGAAAGGAAGAAAGAAAAGCTGAACATAAAGGAATCTGATAGAAGTGCCAGGGTAATTGAATGTTCAGAGATCAAAGGACTTGAAGTATATCCAAATGCAAAACTAGTAGTTCCTCCAGCCATCAGACACGAAGTTGGTGCTGACGCACTTGCACTTATTATTAAATCAGGATTCCTGGACACAAAGGACACAGCAATCGCCACTGATTACGGAACAAACGCTGAGATGGCACTTATTCATGAAGGCACCATCTATACAGGTTCTGCAGCAGCAGGCCCTGCACTTGAAGGTCAGCAGATAAAATACGGAAATCTGGCATCACCTTTTGTTATATCAGATGTTGAGTTTGAGAATGGAAACATACGCAATTATGTACTTGACGAAGAGATGAACACTGTAAAGGCCCAGCTCATAAACCCAAACAACGGAGACATAATTGAAGAGGATTCCATTAAAGCAAAGGGAATTACCGGAACCGGAGTTATTGCTATCATTGAAGCAGGAATGAAGAACGGAATTATTCAGCTTCCAAAGATAAACACCCCCGATCATATACTATACTTGCAGAACAAGATCAAATTCTTCGAGAAAGATGTCGAAGCTGCAGGACTCGCAATGGGTGCTATCCGTGCAGGACACCTTGCACTGTGTAATGCAGCAGGAATAGAGGTGGCAGATGTCAAGAAAGCATACATGTCCGGTGCTGCTGGCACATACATGGATGCTGTAAAGGCACACAAGGTAGGTATGGTTCCATTCAATGTAGAGGAAGTCATACAGATAGGTAATACATCACTTATAGTTGCCAGAGAGATCCTCCTTTCTGAAGACAGACTATGGGAACTCCAGGAAATTGCTTCAAGGATTGTAAGCAACCATGTAATGTTTGCAACTGACCCGGCATTCAAGGAAGCATATATCCAGGAGATATCATACTGGACTGAAGGAATGCCTTTCAAAATGCTTAAAAAATTCCTTAAGAAGAAGGGCCTTCCACAGATAGACCTACCCGAAGGCACCACAAAGGTCACCAAAGTTGTGGAGAAAGATATACCCGTACTTGGTGATGAAGGACTTGAAGTGCTCGAACGTGTAGGTACATATCTGACAATGAAGGTCACATGCCCAGAATGTCCAAAATGTATTAAGGTCTGTCCGAATGATGCAATTACCATCGATGAAGAAGGTGTCGTAATGATCAGTTCCGACCTTTGTGATGGTGCAAACTGTAAGAGATGCATTAATGCATGTCCAAAAGATACATTTAAATGGGAAAACCTTACTGTGCTGGAACAATCAGCATAA